One genomic window of Parasteatoda tepidariorum isolate YZ-2023 chromosome 9, CAS_Ptep_4.0, whole genome shotgun sequence includes the following:
- the LOC107437808 gene encoding gastrula zinc finger protein XlCGF26.1-like, producing MQEKQLTPVFLVWKVDFTNQQNFSKCNVCQKRFKSVKGLQQHLITHASNSPCICQTCGKAFKTRSYLNKHQIVHSDKEPFKCKMCQKTFKLRHRLFSHLKVHSDVRPFSCDICKRGFKEERKLQSHKLVHSNKKPYSCHICGKQLITKYGLENHYRIHSNELKQAAKTFECEICGKKFGVKNTLNRHLLTHTDVRPFECDICKKKFNDESTLRNHRHSHSKEKVFICQLCGKKYGHPTGLRYHFLTHTKEKPHTCDVCGKSFAIRTHLRSHMTIHSSERPHVCNLCGKSTKLRGNLLKHMRLHEDTSLYRCTVCDEKFISKKSLRAHSSIREEDTVLVFECDTCSSKFLSEESLQKHSAIHKMKNDIHIIDQNLVLKNGESCIQCSIEKIPFK from the coding sequence atgcaagagAAACAATTAACTCCAGTCTTTCTTGTTTGGAAAGTGGATTTTACCAAtcaacaaaacttttcaaagtgTAATGTGTGTCAAAAAAGATTTAAGAGTGTTAAGGGCCTTCAACAGCATTTAATCACACACGCTTCCAATTCTCCATGCATTTGTCAGACTTGCGGGAAGGCTTTTAAAACAAGGTCTTACCTCAATAAACATCAAATTGTTCATTCTGATAAAGAACCGTTCAAATGTAAAATGTgtcagaaaacttttaaattaagacaTAGACTCTTTAGTCACCTGAAAGTACATTCAGATGTGCGACCTTTTTCTTGTGACATTTGTAAGAGAGGTTTTAAGGAAGAAAGGAAACTTCAGTCACACAAGTTGGTCCACTCAAATAAAAAGCCGTATTCGTGTCACATTTGCGGAAAACAGCTCATAACAAAATACGGTTTAGAAAATCATTATCGTATTCATagtaatgaattaaaacaaGCTGCTAAAACATTCGAGTGTGAAATTTGTGGTAAAAAATTTGGCGTTAAGAATACTCTGAACAGGCATCTCTTGACTCACACAGATGTAAGACCTTTCGAGTGTgacatttgcaaaaaaaaatttaacgatgAGAGCACTCTCAGAAATCATCGTCACTCACATTCGAAagagaaagtttttatttgtcaGTTGTGCGGGAAAAAGTATGGTCATCCTACTGGACTTCGGTATCATTTCTTGACCCACACCAAGGAAAAGCCACACACATGTGACGTGTGTGGAAAGAGTTTCGCAATACGGACGCATCTCCGATCGCACATGACTATACATTCTTCTGAGAGGCCGCACGTTTGCAACCTGTGTGGAAAGAGTACTAAACTGAGAGGCAATCTTCTAAAACACATGCGATTGCACGAAGATACGTCGCTTTATCGTTGCACTGTTTGCGATGAGAAATTCATCTCCAAGAAATCTCTCAGAGCCCATTCTAGTATTCGTGAGGAGGACACAGTGTTGGTTTTTGAGTGTGATACATGCTCATCGAAATTTCTTTCAGAGGAATCGCTTCAAAAACATTCTGCCATTCATAAGATGAAAAATGATATCCAtattattgatcaaaatttggttttgaaaaatGGTGAAAGTTGCATTCAATGTAGCattgaaaaaattcctttcaaatAG
- the LOC107437809 gene encoding gastrula zinc finger protein XlCGF26.1, producing the protein MQAEQLNPVLVVWKVDFNRQPKYSNCTVCQNGFKSVRDLEKHLKTHSPIVTYPCQICGKVFKTKSSHRKHQIVHSDKKPFQCEVCQKAFKLRIVLLNHMKVHSDERPYPCDVCEKSFRVAGRLRWHKRIHEKETPYACHICGKELVSKESLKSHSQIHNTEAKPNFQCDVCGKKLSTKIVLKRHLLIHANLRDFECDVCKKRFNDRSTLRNHCQSHSKEKEFACQLCGKKYNHKGCLRYHFMTHTKEKPHVCDVCGKGFPVRTHLLSHVKIHSPDRPFVCEICGKSSKLRCNLTKHMRLHGNVIIFDCNVCSEKFISKKSLKIHYNIRKEANVACFECEICSSKFLTEESLQKHSAIHKMKNAAQIFDQNFVLKNGESLIECSFIKFQVSAK; encoded by the coding sequence atgcaaGCTGAGCAACTTAATCCAGTATTAGTTGTTTGGAAAGTTGATTTTAACCGCCAACCAAAGTATTCAAATTGCACCGTTTGTCAGAATGGTTTTAAAAGTGTCAGGGATCTAGAAAAGCACTTGAAGACGCATTCTCCGATTGTCACCTATCCGTGTCAGATTTGCGGGAAAGTTTTCAAAACTAAGTCTTCTCACCGGAAACATCAAATTGTTCACTCTGATAAAAAACCGTTCCAATGTGAAGTTTGTcagaaagcttttaaattaagaattgtaCTCCTAAACCATATGAAGGTTCATTCTGACGAACGACCTTACCCATGTGATGTGTGCGAGAAAAGTTTTAGAGTTGCTGGCAGACTTCGCTGGCATAAACGAATCCATGAAAAGGAGACGCCTTACGCCTGTCACATTTGCGGCAAGGAGCTGGTTTCAAAGGAGAGTTTAAAAAGTCATTCCCAAATTCACAACACCGAAGCAAAACCAAATTTTCAGTGTGATGTTtgcggaaaaaaattatctactaaaataGTTCTCAAAAGACATCTTTTAATTCATGCCAATTTGAGAGATTTCGAATGTGATGTTTGCAAAAAAAGATTTAACGATCGAAGTACTCTTCGAAATCATTGTCAATCACATTCAAAAGAGAAGGAATTTGCTTGTCAGTTGTGTGGTAAGAAGTATAATCATAAAGGCTGTCTTCGCTATCATTTTATGACCCACACAAAAGAAAAGCCACACGTGTGTGACGTGTGCGGTAAAGGTTTCCCAGTGCGAACACACCTTTTATCTCATGTTAAAATCCATTCCCCCGACAGGCCATTCGTTTGTGAAATATGCGGAAAAAGTAGTAAATTGAGATGCAATCTTACGAAACACATGCGACTGCACGGAAATGTGATCATCTTCGATTGCAACGTTTGTAGTGAAAAATTCATCTCGAAAAAGTCCttgaaaatacattataatattcGTAAAGAGGCAAATGTAGCGTGTTTTGAATGCGAAATTTGTTCGTCAAAATTCCTTACGGAAGAATCGCTTCAAAAACATTCTGCCAtccacaaaatgaaaaatgctgCTCAAATTTTTGAtcagaattttgttttgaaaaatggtgaaagtttaattgaatgtagctttataaaatttcaggTTTCTGCTAAGTAA